The genomic interval TGGCGCGATGCTCGCCTGGAAGGGGGTGCTGCCGATCTACGCGCTCGACGTCGTCTCCTTCGTCGCCGTGATCGTCGCGCTGCTCGCGATGGAGCACCGCGCGCCGTCGACCGGCATCGCCGGCCTTCGCGCGGGCGCGGTGCTGGAAGGGCTGCGATTCCTGCGGCGGACGCCGCTGATCCTGGCCACGATGCTGCTCGACTTCGCGGCCACGTTCCTCGCCGGGTCGCTGCTCCTGCTGCCGATCTTCGCCGATCAGCTCCTGCGCGTCGGCCCGCGCGGCCTCGGGCTGCTCTTCGCGGCGCAACCCGTCGGCGCTGCCGTGGCCGGTCTCCTTCTCTCGGTGATTCCCACCGTCCGCCGGCAGGGCCGCGCGCTGCTCCTCGCCGTCGCCATCTACGGGGCGGCCATCGCCGTGTTCGGCGTTTCAGCCTGGTTTCCGCTCTCCCTCTTCGCCCTCGCGGTCTCCGGCGCCGCGGATACGATCAGCATGGTGATGCGGCAAACGCTCCGTCAAATGCTCACACCCGACGAGCTGCGGGGCCGGATGACTTCCGTCAACATGATGTTCTTCATTGGAGGTCCGCAGCTCGGAGAGGTCGAAGCCGGCGTCGTGGCGAAGCTCGCCGGGGTCCGCTTTTCGGTGTGGTCGGGAGGGGCGCTCTGCATCCTCGCCGCTCTGGCGGCCGCGTCGCTGGTGCCGTCGCTGCGCAAGTACGAGCATCGGGTATAGAGTTCGCGCATGCCGGACGTCGTGGTCGTGGGCGCGGGCGTGATCGGCGCCAGCGTCGCATGGCACCTGTCGCGGCTCGGCGTCCGCACGCTGCTGCTGGAGCGCGAGCCCGAGCCAGGGAAGGGCAGCACCGGGCGCGCGACGGGCGGCTTTCGCGCGCAGTACGGCACCGACATCAACGTGCGACTGTCGTTGCTCTCGCGCGAGAAGCTGCGCCGGTTCATCGACGACACGGGCGTCGATCCGGGCTATGACCCGCGGGGATATCTCTGGCTCGCGCGCACCGAAGCCCAGCTCGACATCCTCCGCGGCGCGCAGGATGTGCAGCTCGCGGCCGGGCTCGTGGAAGCCTCCATGCTGGATCTCCGCCAGATCCGCGAGGTGAACCCATACATCCGCCTCGACGGTCTCGCCGGCGCGGCGTTTTGCCCGACCGATGGATACATCCGGCCCCTCGACATCCTCCGCGGCTACTTGCGCGGAGCGCAGGTGCGAACGAGCGCCCGCGTCACCGGACTGCGCCGGCGGGGCTCGCGAATCGAGGCGGTCCAGCTCGCCGACGGGTCGGAGATCCCCGCCGGCGCCGTCGTCGACGCCGCTGGACCCTGGGCGGGGCCGGTCGCGCGGCTGGCGGGTGTCGACGTTCCGGTAGCGCCGCTGCGCCGGCAGGTTGGATCGACAGTCGATACCGAAGTCCTGCCCGCTGCGATGCCGATGACGGTGTGGGTGGAGGATGCATTCCACGTCCGCGCGCGCGACGGCCGCGTCCTCTTGGTGTGGCCGACGCCGGGCGACCCGCGCGACCCGGAATCGACCGCCGTCGAGCAAGACTGGCTCGAGCAGGTGCGGGAAAAGGCCGCGGAGCGGGTGCCACCGCTTGCCGGAATCCCCGTGGACCCTACCCGGTCCTGGGCGGGTCTGTACGAGATGTCGCCCGACCAGCACGCGCTGCTCGGCCGCGCGCCGGAATGCGACAACCTGTACCTCTGCAACGGCTCCTCCGGGCACGGCGTCATGCACTCGCCGGCGCTCGGGCAGCTGCTGGCCGAGATCATCGTGCACGGCCAGTCGCGTTCGCTCGACGTGGAGGCGCTGCGGCCTTCGCGCTTCGCCGAAGGACGACCGAACCGCGCGACGCAGATCCTGTAGAGTGAGCGGCGGAGGCGGAACGGTGAAGCTGGAATTCTGGGCGCTGGCATTGGCCGCGGCTTCGGTGGGAGCGCTGCATTCGCTTGCCCCTGACCACTGGGTCCCTTTTGCGGCGTTGGCCCGGGCGCGGCGCTGGTCTGCGGGAAAGACGGCGCGCATCACGCTCGCTTGTGGCCTGGGCCACGTGACCGTGTCCGCCGCGCTGGGCGCGCTCGCCGTCGTTCTCGGGCTCGGCGCGCTCCAGATCTGGGGCCAGCGGCTGGAGTCGGTGGCGGGCCTGCTCCTGATCGGCTTCGGGCTCGCGTACGGGATCTGGGGGTTGCGCAAGGCGATGCGCGAGAAGCTGCATGCCCACTCGCACGTCGCCGTGGACGATCCGTCGCGGCTGACCGCCTGGACCCTCTTTCTGCTCTTCTCCGCCGACCCTTGCGTCGCCGTGATGCCCATCCTCTTCGCCGCGGCGCCGCTCGGCGTCTGGCCGGCGATCGCCGTCGTCCTGACGTACGAGCTGGCGACGCTCGCAGCCATGCTTCCGCTGGTGCTCTTCTCGCGCGCAGGCGCCGCGACGCTGAGCTGGCACTGGCTGGAGCACTATGGAGACGGCGCCGCCGGGGGCGTGATCGCGGCCGTCGGCGTGGCCGTCGTGCTGCTCGGTATTTGACTCAGGGAATCAGGCGCGCCGCGGCGGCCGCGCCCGATCGCGCCACGTCAGGGACGCCCACGCCATCCCAGGCGGCGCCGGCCAGCTCGAGGCGGCGGCATCGAACGAGCAGATCGCGCGCCTCTCGCACTCGGTCGCGGTGACCCGGCGCATATTGCGGGATCGCTTCGGGCCAGCGGACGATCCGCACGTAGTCCGGCGCGTCACTGACTCCCCAGGTCGAGCGCAGATCGCGCACCACGCCGGCGACGAGCTCGCGATCGTCGAGCGCGGCGCGCTCGGGATGCCTGGCGCCGCCGCAGATGGCGGTGACGAGCGCGCGACCTTCCGGGGCGCGGCCGGGGAGCATGCTGCCCGGCAGCAGCATGCCGACGCTGTGCAAGGTTCCCTCGCTATCGATCAATCCGAATCCGCGGGGCAGCGTTTCCTGCCGCAATCCGACGTGGACGACGGCGACAGGGGCACTCTGGAACTGCCCGGCCAGGTCCGCGAAGCGGGGAGCGAATCCTCTCGTCAGCTCCGCGGCCGCGGCAGCGGGGACGGCGAGGACCACGCCGTCGAATCGCTCGCCCTGGACCGACCAGCCGTCCTCGGACGGCGCGAGCTGACGGGCGCGCGTTCCGAGCCGGATGCGCAAGCCCAGCGACTTCGCAAGCGCCTCGGGCAGCGTTCCCAGGCCACCGCGAAGCGTCCAGATTCCAGCGCGCGGTCCCTTGGGCCGGCGGATCGCGTGCAGCAAGAGGGATCCCTTCTCGGCCATCGCGCCGAGCGAAGGAAACGCGTCGCGGGCCGAGAGGCGGGCGGGATCCCCAGCGTAGACGCCCGCACTCAGGACCGAAGCGGCGATGCCGCCGGCTCGCTTCCCCAACCGGCGCTCGAGGAAGACCGAGAGCGGAACGTCCTCCCGCAGCGGCCTTGCGAACAGCGGCTCGAGCAGCACGCGCCCCACGCCAATCTGCGCGAGGAGCGCGAGGCTCGGCGCCCGAAGGACTCGGCCGTCCAGGTGGATCCAGCGGGTGGTCGGAGGCCGCGGCTCGACCACTTCGGCGCGCAACCCGCTCGCCTCGAGCAACGCGTCGAGCGGACGCCCGAGGAAGTTCGGTCCGTCCTCGGTGAGGTATCCGCGCTCCGAAAAACTTCCGACTTTGCCGCCCGGGCGCGCATCGGCCTCGAAGACGACCGGATCGGCTCCCCGGCGGAGCAGCTCGTGCGCCGCGGCAAGACCCGCGATTCCGCCGCCGATCACCGCGATCCGCACGACCGGCGCCTCTCAGGCCATCAGATGTCCGGGGATCGCGATGTTGTCCCCGCCCATCACCGGTCCCACCGGCACGAACGGCGGCGCGAACGTGGGGATCGGCCCCTTGCCCAGGACCAGCATCACTTGCTGCGACGGCAGCCACATGAGGAAAGCGATCGAGAGCACGGTGGCGATGGCGTCGTGCAGCGCGTGGTAGTGCTTCTCCGGATCCTTTTCCTTGAGCCCGCCGTCGAGCGCGTCGTCCATCTCCTTCGTCATGGTGTCCGGCAGGATGATGTCGGTCATCTTGGAGGAGATGCAGCAGATCAGCGGCATGGGGACGTTGGGCATCGGCGGCGCCATCGGGCCCGGAAACGCGGCGAACGCCGGGTACCAGGGAAGGCCCGGCACCGTGACCTGGTCCTGCCAGTTCTTGAACGCTTTCGAGATGCCCTTCGCCACCGCGTCGCGGTGCTTCGCCTTGTTGCCGGTGAACGACGCGCACGACGGCGCGTTCTTGATCTGGCTCTCCAGCTCCGGCCCGTCCAGACAGCCCGGGGATCCGATGGCGCAGACTGCCATGATCTGGAGGTTCTGGAACTTCGCCTGCAGCTTCCACATCTGGTGGGCGAACTGCACGGCGTCGATCATCGCGTCGTGGAAATCCTTGAAGTCCTGGCCGATCTTGTCGCAGGTCTGCTGGTAATACTTGTAGCCGGGCTTCTGCGGCTGGAACCACGGCGGGATGGTCTGCGGCACGGCGGTCATCTCGCCGGGCTCCTGATCGCGATCTTTGAAGAACTTCTCCGCCCAGCCCTTGGCCCCGCCCGACGCCTTCTGCGTGGGCAGCTTCAGGTTGTTCGACATGAACTTGACGTTCCCGAGGATCTTGATCGGGCTCAGACCGGGCATTACTTCCCCCGCACAAAGATTATCACGGCCCGAGCGTCGGGTCGCGGCGCAGCGCGGCGATGGTCTCCGCCAGCTCGGGCACGTCGAGCTTCTCCAGCTCCCGCACGATCTTTTCCACCCGCTCGCGCGTCTCCGATTTCAGCCGCGACGCCGCGGCCTGCCGGGCGGCCATCGCTTCGATCTCGCGCGGCTCGACGGATGCCATCTGCTTCGACCAGGGACGGGCCACGGTATCGCGCAGCGTCACCACTTCGACGCCCACGCCGGTCTGTTCCGCCACCCGCTTGCGCTGCTCGGGCGTGAGGGCGACGCGCGTCTCCGGTCCCGACGCGCCCGCCGGCGTCATCGCTGCCTCCAGCGCCTTGGCCATGTTCGCCAGCTCGACGCAGCTTTCCCGAAGGCGCTCCGCCATCTGCTTCAGCAGCTCAGGATCCTTCTCCTCCACCATGCGCATGGCGAAGCTCGCGGCATCCGCCTGCTTCTTCTGGAGCTCTGCCAGGTCTGCCATCGCTCCATTCTACGGCGAACTGGGGAACGCGGTGTCCCCGGCGCGGAAACGCGGGTGCGAAACGGAGAAATCGCGCGCGCAGGTGGGCCATCCGCCTTCTCCGTCCGTCTCCTGGCGGACGGCAATTCCTTCCGGCGCCACGCGATTTTCGACATTCTGGATTGGCGGGATGCTTGCTCACGCGCTGCGTGGGGAGGTGGAGGGATGGCGTTGCGGCTGCGTTACCGGATCGACAGCCCGCGCCGTTTGCGGGAACACGTCCACCTCGTGGATGGGGCTGGGTACTTCTTCTTCCCTGGCGCCGTCGCGCCCAAGGGCACGCTTGCGGCCCTCGAGATCGATTTCGCTTCCACCAGCCAGGTCGCCCTGCTCAGGGGCTGGGTCTGGGCGCGTTCCACCGGCGGTGGGCTCTGGCTGGAGCTCTCGGGGGCGCAGCGCTGTCTGGAGAAGCTGAACCAGCAGCCGTCGCGATCCGAGCCACGCATCGCCAGCGACCAGCTCGTGCTCGCCGAGCCCGACGGCCTGCCCGCTTTGCTCTGCCGCCTCCGCGACGTGAGCGAGCGGGGAACGAGGCTTGCCGCGATGCCGGCCGACGCAGGATCGGCAGGTCAGCGGATCCGCGTGGCGTTGCCCGAAGCGGGTCCCGGCGGCGTGCAACTGGAGGCGTACGGCCGGGTGGCCTGGGCGAGTCAGGGCGAGGCGGGCGTGGAATGGAACGGGGGAGATCTCGCGACGCACACGGCCGTCCGCCGCCTCCTCCGCGGCGCGCAGCATGAGTGGGAGGACGCGAGGACCGCCATCCACCCGCCCACCTGCCGCTGCATCGGACCGCGAAGGCCAGTAGTCCTGCTCGGCTAGAGCGCATCTCATAACCCCGGACCCAGCTCGGCGCCGCGGATCGGCTGAGCGTTCGCTCATGCAAACGCGTCCGCGGCGACGGGAGGGGTTATGAGATGCGCTCTACCCTGCGCCTACTTCGCGCTCCTCAGCACGACCAGGCTCCGCGCCTGCACGTCGATCTTCGCCCCGGGCTCGAGCTTCTCCGCCCGCCGCAGCCGACGCAGCTCGGGGGCGTTCTCGGTAGAGGTGTCGAGCACCCGGATCCACCTTGCCGCGAACTGCTCCGGCGGCACGGCGAACTGCAGCGGCTCGTAGTGCGCGTTGAAGATCACGTAGAAGCTGTCGTCCTTCACCCGCTCGCCGTGCTCTCCGGGCCGGGCGATCGCGGCGCCGTTGAGGAAGACGCCCAGCGATTTGGCGAAGCCCGCTTGCCAGTCCTCGTCGGACATCTCTTTCGCATCGGGCGTGAACCAG from Deltaproteobacteria bacterium carries:
- the hemG gene encoding protoporphyrinogen oxidase translates to MRIAVIGGGIAGLAAAHELLRRGADPVVFEADARPGGKVGSFSERGYLTEDGPNFLGRPLDALLEASGLRAEVVEPRPPTTRWIHLDGRVLRAPSLALLAQIGVGRVLLEPLFARPLREDVPLSVFLERRLGKRAGGIAASVLSAGVYAGDPARLSARDAFPSLGAMAEKGSLLLHAIRRPKGPRAGIWTLRGGLGTLPEALAKSLGLRIRLGTRARQLAPSEDGWSVQGERFDGVVLAVPAAAAAELTRGFAPRFADLAGQFQSAPVAVVHVGLRQETLPRGFGLIDSEGTLHSVGMLLPGSMLPGRAPEGRALVTAICGGARHPERAALDDRELVAGVVRDLRSTWGVSDAPDYVRIVRWPEAIPQYAPGHRDRVREARDLLVRCRRLELAGAAWDGVGVPDVARSGAAAAARLIP
- a CDS encoding MFS transporter, translated to MRFSALRSRDFRLLLAGQAVSLTGSQMQQVAMVWQLYLLTNSPLSLGLLGAFRVTPILLLALGGGVAADALDRRKLMLASQVGMMLASVGLFAATAAHAVTPAIIYGLAALGGVASAFDAPARQSLLPRLVGAQELPNALSLYTTVYEIAAIAGPALGGAMLAWKGVLPIYALDVVSFVAVIVALLAMEHRAPSTGIAGLRAGAVLEGLRFLRRTPLILATMLLDFAATFLAGSLLLLPIFADQLLRVGPRGLGLLFAAQPVGAAVAGLLLSVIPTVRRQGRALLLAVAIYGAAIAVFGVSAWFPLSLFALAVSGAADTISMVMRQTLRQMLTPDELRGRMTSVNMMFFIGGPQLGEVEAGVVAKLAGVRFSVWSGGALCILAALAAASLVPSLRKYEHRV
- a CDS encoding PilZ domain-containing protein translates to MALRLRYRIDSPRRLREHVHLVDGAGYFFFPGAVAPKGTLAALEIDFASTSQVALLRGWVWARSTGGGLWLELSGAQRCLEKLNQQPSRSEPRIASDQLVLAEPDGLPALLCRLRDVSERGTRLAAMPADAGSAGQRIRVALPEAGPGGVQLEAYGRVAWASQGEAGVEWNGGDLATHTAVRRLLRGAQHEWEDARTAIHPPTCRCIGPRRPVVLLG
- a CDS encoding FAD-binding oxidoreductase — encoded protein: MPDVVVVGAGVIGASVAWHLSRLGVRTLLLEREPEPGKGSTGRATGGFRAQYGTDINVRLSLLSREKLRRFIDDTGVDPGYDPRGYLWLARTEAQLDILRGAQDVQLAAGLVEASMLDLRQIREVNPYIRLDGLAGAAFCPTDGYIRPLDILRGYLRGAQVRTSARVTGLRRRGSRIEAVQLADGSEIPAGAVVDAAGPWAGPVARLAGVDVPVAPLRRQVGSTVDTEVLPAAMPMTVWVEDAFHVRARDGRVLLVWPTPGDPRDPESTAVEQDWLEQVREKAAERVPPLAGIPVDPTRSWAGLYEMSPDQHALLGRAPECDNLYLCNGSSGHGVMHSPALGQLLAEIIVHGQSRSLDVEALRPSRFAEGRPNRATQIL